The following DNA comes from Diceros bicornis minor isolate mBicDic1 chromosome 7, mDicBic1.mat.cur, whole genome shotgun sequence.
TTCAGCTCACAGGGTGAGAGATTTTAGAGAGGTTCCTAGTAGGCAATTTATTTTCCAGTGCCACAGTTTCCTCAGAACTGTTCCTTATTGATGATATAGGGCTATGACAGTGCTGAATAAAATAACTTCATTTGGgcattggattttcttttttctttttttttaatttttatttattttatttttttcccccaaagccccagtagatagttgtatgtcatagctgcacatccttctagttgctgttggaTTTTCTAGTTGTAGGTGGGATTAGCCTGAATTAGCGGACATACCCTGTAGTAGAAGACCATCCTTTATTCATGAGGAAGAGTCACCACTTATTTATCAAGTACCTACTGTAGTCAGGATATATCAGTGAGGAAAACACAACAGTCTCTGCCCTCTGTCCCAACTCCTCAGCCTAGTCCTCCTTGAgatcaataaaatatttgcaaagaggACAAGGAATGATGGTGGCTATGAAAGgtagtttttctttaaaacatagaCCCCTGCAGAAACATGGTCCTGTATCTTAGCCTCACAAGCACCACAATCTAAATATTAGAAGAGTGGTCATCGGGTGCCTTTGTGTACTCTGAGAAGGGGAACAGTTCCCCTGGAACGCAGTGATATCATCTAGATGGCCACTCTGATACTGGAGAAGCTTTCAAGATAAACTAAAGGACAGAATGTAAATCCAGGGCAGTCTTTGGCTCCAAGGAGCAGGTGATAACAAAATATTAGCTCTTTGTCATCTCACAAAGAAAGTCAAGGACAGTGAGAGGAAGACTGAGAATGACTATGGGGAAGGTTCCCCATTTTGTTCCAAAAGCTCTTCCCCTAGAAGGTATGAGAATTTAATAGGAAAGTTTTAAGGATCTGTCTTCTCCTAAGGAGCTGTTAGCAAACCAGCATGTACACCCTCTTTTCTTGCCTATGTTTGATTGTATGCGAGTGTGGTAGTTGACTATTTTTGTAGTTTAAACCTATAATTGATGTAGAGTATAAGTTTGTTGCTAAGTTAACATTTAACAGACTTCAATCCTCCAAAATATCAGAGTTTTGCCATACCTGAAACAAATTTGTAGTTACATATCCTCATATATAATACGAATCATCATGAAGTACCAGTTATAATTACGAGTTAAGCTGCATGTGAAACAagaattttcctgtattttctgtCTTACTCTGTTAACTATCCAAATCAAAGTTGAAATAATTTCTATACTTTTGCTTCcctttataaaatatttgctaGAACAGTCTCAATTCATTACCTtgaatttttctctcttaaaaccTAAGTCTAATAGGGACCTTTTCCATCTGAATTCTCAGATTTTCATTCTGTGCTAAACTGAGATCTTTTTTAAATTTGGGAATAATAATTTCAGACAAACAGAAGAAAatgtcattttgtttttgtatcaAGTCATTAGTCATAAtcagttttatattttcctaCAGCAAGCATGTGTGGACCAAAATTATTGAACTTCCAGGTTAGAAATTAGGCTGTACATTATTTTAAGTGATACTGGATACCCTTCTGAATACATCCTTCACCTGCTTTTGGTAGTTAGGTCTGAAGGCCATCATATGCATAATaatagccatttaaaaaaatttatgatccTTGGGCTTCTGAAATCCTAGGGTCTTTTGTATTGATAGTTACTATGTTTAATACAGCCAGACTATAGAAGTAATGGGAAACAGTTTATCATTAATTCCTAGAAACTTCTTAGGGGTGAGTGTTTCTCAGATGATTATTTAGACCTGtactatccaatatggtagccactagtcacgtgtggctatttaaatgtaattttaagttaaatataattaaaaatttaatacctcacactagccacattttaactGCTAATGGCTACCAcgttggacagcacagatatttCCATCATTGCATAAAGTTCTGTTAGACAGTGCTGATCTAGACACCTGAGGAATttgacttttatttctctttctaggAAGAGAGACATCATGCAGAATattgtacagattttggaatcagTACAGTTGAAATGGGAACTGTTTCAGAGCTGGACAGACTTTTCAAGGCTTCATCTTTCTAATAAACTGGCCATTTTTGGAATTGGTTATAACACCCGTTGGAAAGAAGATATCCGTTACCATTATGCTGAGatcagctcccaggtgccccttGGCAAGCGACTCCGGGAATACTTCAACTCCGAGAAGCCTGAGGGACGGATCATTATGACCCGAGTGCAGAAAATGAACTGGAAAAATGTTTACTACAAATATTTAGAGATCACTATTAGTGAAGCTAGGTGCCTGGAGCTGCACATGGAAATTGACTGGATACCTATCGCCCACTCCAAACCAACTGGTGGGAACGTTGTTCAATATTTATTGCCAGGAGGCATTCCCAAAAGCCCAGGCCTTTATGCCATTGGCTATGAAGAATGTATTGAGAGGCCCCCCTCACCCCACATGGAGCGACGTACCCTGGACCCAGGAAAGGAGGGCCGGGTTGACTTGGAAACCCTTTCAGCACAAGCTTCATTACAGGTGGAAATAGAACCCACTCGAATTATCTATTGCTACCTCGGGATTGCTGAGGTCAGGACTCTGCAGCAATGCTTATTTTTACATTTCCAAGCAAATACCAAAACCTTCAGCAAAGATTGGGTTGGTATTAATGGGTTTTTGTCTCAGAACTGTATTGTGGATCCTGGAGTTTCCCCTAAATCCATCTATATCAAATTTGTAGAAGTAGAGAGGGATTTTCTTTCCGCTGGCTCTTTGGTTGAATGCCTGGAAAAAGCCATTGGATACCCCTTAAAATTTAACAACTGAATGTCATCCTTCATAAGGATTTGGGCTCTTACCTCTCTCTTCTCTACTCACTTCCCATTACCCAGACTGTCCTTCATCCAGATGCTGCCATCAGACTCTTCATGGAAACTCTCCACGATCAGGCCAGTACAACTTCTAAGGAATCATAGTAGACTCTGGGCAGAAAAAACAGACCTCACCTGAAAATGCTCATTTTGAGCAAGCAAGATATACAATGAACTTGCATGGTGGGtcagctctttcttttttaaaaacaaaaaacaatttttaaatggattttagAGCCCTAATATAAACAAATGTAGGTACATTCCATATTGGACAAAACTTAGACTTTGAGTTTCATATGAAATTGAAgaattgtatttttttcacaATGTTTCATTTTTACACATCTCTATGTCTCTATATGAGTATTATTTACAACGCTGAATAAATAAGCAATAGATAATGGCAAGTTAAATCTTGAGtcacagtaaataagactgttttTCAATATCACCCTTAGCTACTATTGTATAtaatttagtttcatttttttcaccaACCAAGTGTTTTGCTATTCCCAATCAGTGTTGCCTGCAAAGACCTTTGTTTCTGTGATGTACCAACTTTATGGTTGTGTTgccatttaaactttaaaaaaaaaaaaaaaaaattaaaggaattcctGGCCTCTTGGCATACTAGTTGAGCTTTTTGTAGCAGAGTTGTGTCGGCACTGGCAATGGGGGCTGTGCCCTGACTGCTGCTAAGAGTGAACAGAACAAGCAGAGCAGGATGTCGTCAGGGCCTTTCACTTGCTGTACCCCACTAACCAATGTCATTATTTCTTGGCAGAGTTCCAAAGGTCATTGGACATTTCAtttagtgtttcttttttaaaaaccactagGATATTCCTTCTGACCCTAAGTACATGAATTTGTAAGAGACTTTCATTCCTCCTCTTTATACTCAGTAATCAGGGGCATCTGTCTCAACGAGTCCAAGTGGAGAATTGATGTCATCATGCTGCCtataaaaaaggagagaagatccAATAGATATACTCCCcaagtttttttaaatgatctaTAGGATAGGAAATTGTAAGGTATCACTCCATTAGGAAAATAATTATCACATTTAGATCTTTCAGAGATTTCTGTGGATCAACTAGCATTCCACTTACAGGTTAGTACTCTTGGCTAAGGACTAGCTTACTAGTAGGGTAGTCAAGGATAACTTTGGTCTCATGGCAGGGACTTGTTACGTTGCTTATTTATCTTTAATGATTCCCTAACATCTCACAGGTGTTCTACTTTAAATGAACTGCAAAGCCAGGTAAGAGATATAATTCTCCCTGTCTTTCTATACTATTGAAGATAAAATTGCAtattggtaaaaaaaaatgttcttttctttcctgcaACCTGAATGGTCTcaaatcagtgattttttttcattctgctaCCTCTTGGTTgatgcttatttctttttctagtggCTAGAGAGCTTATAATCAATGGGATAACTTATTAATGTCATTTGAGTCTAGGTTTATGAAGTTGGCTGTTTTCTGATGTGAGCAGCTAAAAATGGGTGCTGGTTCAGGGAAAGTACTAATATTCTGGAATGTTTGAGTGTGGCACCTCTACTCCCTGGACGCAATCTGTAGGTATGGCCCTAGGAAATTCTCATGAGTTTGCTCTTTTTTGGAACTTGGAATTACAGTCCTAAAAGCTGAGGCTCCATTGACCATCTTATAGCAATAATCTCATAGTGTTCAGTGCTAAGTGCTACAGAAAAAAGCATTATTACCAGGAGTACTACATGGCATTCCCAAAACTTTGCCAGTGACCAACCCCAAAAGAAACATgcttcatgctttttttttttctatcccaTTACCTGGGGCAGAACGTTTGGGGAACATGTAGTGAGGATGTTTTGGATCTACCTAACGTTACTGAGAATGGGGCACTGCTAGACCATTATGAGCAACATGGATAAGATGACAGACTGACCCAACGTGTGTTTTCACCATTTGGCTTGGGAGGGGTAGGGGGAGGGGCAAGAGGACAAAGCTGAGCATTGGGAAAAGGAGACTTGGAAAGAAATTAGCTTGCTGATACTGAACATCCAGTCTCTttggccaaaacaatctagaaaagaGGACAACGGGGTGTCAGATAACTATATGAGGATTGCTAAAAACAAAAAGTGGACTACTTAGACCTTCATGAAGCCTTATAACTGATTCAAGGGGGATGAAGACACTATATTCAAATGTAAGAATCAGCGTTAGAAAATACTTTAGAGATATAAGATGAGATGTGATTGGAAGAAATGCTAGTGACCTGCAAGTCTCCTAACATATGAAACTATGAACTTTGCTCTTGCATATAACATGTTTATGCAAGCAGTTCCCAGGACACTCACAGATCATCTGTGCCaacattctcattttattttttatttttaaagttagtttagtgaggaagattgtccctaacatctatgcccatcttcctctattttgtatgtgggatgctgccacagcatggcttgatgagcagtgtgtagatccacacccgggatccaaacctatgaacctgGGGCCGCTGCTGAAGTGaggcatgcgaacttaaccactgtgccaccaggccagccccccattctcattttacacaaaGGTAGAGAACAATGTTTACCCTAAAATTCATCTTGGCAAAAactttcagttctttggggtgAGGGCCATGAAAGAGTCCTGAGGGGACTACCCCTGTGTCACATGGAAACAGTCACTGCCTACAAATCTTTGGTTGCAGCTTTACTTCCGATGTTGCAAATTATTTGGGATCcaaattctgaaggaaaagtTAGCTACAGAGTGAATGTTGAGGCTATACCTTATGTAGCACTCGATAGGAAGAGCACAGCCTGTGTGATGCTTTGGTGTTCCCAGGATATACAACCAGGAGACTTTGCACTGCGTTTCTCGGAAGGAGTTACTTATTTGGGGCGACTTAACCCTGGTCTGGAAACAAAGAAGAGATGTTTACAAGAGGTAGTTTGCAGCGTAGACTAAAGTCAAGAAATTTTGAATGTGATAGAATAGAAAAACCAAACCAACAGCCCCCTACCCCCGccccatacacactcacacaatcTGCTTGACAATTCCAGGTTTGTAGGTCCCTGGCGGTTACCTATTTCTGTTGCCTTTGCTGCCCCTGAGCTGCCGAATATTAGATTCCAGAGGTTGCATGAGCAGTCTAGTGTTTGCACAGGCATTTCTCAAAGCCACTGCCTGGCAGGTATTTGAAGAGCAGCCAGGCAGGTCACACTAGGAAGAAGCAGCTGAGAGGGTCTGTGGGGCAATGTGTAGAAAAAGACCTTGTGCGGTGCAGGCACAAAGGACACAATGTTCGAGCAGAACTGTGTGGAATAAATGGAATCCAGGAGGCCTGGCTGCTTTTCTTCCCAGTCAACTGCCACCCAGAGCAGGCAGCGCCAGGAATTCATTGTTACGCTTCCTGCCCTCGGTGACCTCCGCTCGGTGGTTGAGCTGCTCCCGGATGTTTGAAGCATCTTTATTTTGGCTGTTGGTCGGAGAAGCAAGAACAGGTGCGTGCCACTCTGTAGGGGCGCCGGGGCCGCCAGAGGGCGCAGAGGGGCCCTTTGACCGAATGGCGGGGGAGGGGCGGTTAAATTACATTCACGGCGAACGAGATCTAGTCCCGGGAATCAAAGGATCAGAGTGGGGCTGAGGAGGGATGGCGGGCAGCGAAGACACgggggataaagaaatggagggaCTTTGTCCAGTCTGCCTTCCCGCAgccgccccctcctccccagtcAGCCTAAGGACTATACATAAGCCATTCTTTTTAGAGGTGAGGCGCTGGGAACAGGGCTCGTGTTTCCTCAGTTGCCCGCTCAGCTCCAGGGGCTTCCTTGCGCCAGTCTGTTCCCTGCTCGCGGTATGAGGCACAAGACCCAGGTGACCCTCGGGCCTGGGTTTTAGGGAGTTCCCAAGAACCTGCTGAGCCGCTCTCTTCGCCGCCCACAGGGGAAGACGGTCCCCGCGTCCACCCGCCGGCCCGGGCGCGTGCGGGTGCGGCCCCGGGCCTCCTCCTGGCAGCCTCGGGCGGCGGGGGCGCGTGCGGGGCTGCGCGGGGGCGGGCGGGCTGTTACTCTTCCCGACCAGCTCCTGCGGCCCGGCTCCCGGGGCCCAGCCCGCCCCTGGCCCTGGGAACGCGGCGGTTTCGGGCAGCAGAACGGGGCCCGCGCGGCCGGCACTCTGGCCTCTTCCTGCCGCTCTGCCCCCCGCACTGTGGAGTGCCAATGGCCCCGGGAAAACGCGGttctccccttcctccaggaaggccGCCCGGGTTAGGCCGAGGACGCGGTATCCCCAAGCTCGGAGCCAGTTAGTCGGGCCAGAGGTCCGGCCGTTTACGGTGTCAGGGGTGCGGGTGGCTCCTGGACGTCGGATAATCCCCAAACCTGCCTCCCTTCCTCGTTCTCCTTTCTACCCCACACCGGCCCAAGAGAAACGGTATGGCCACAGTATGACAGTTCAGGacccttcttttttccccttgccCAGGGCACCATGACTTACCCGACCCCACCCTGCGTCCTGACCGGATAGAGGCCCCGAGATCCGGCCGTCGGAGCGCGAGGAGCGCCGCCCCGCGGCAGGTCACCCGCGCACCCCGCCCGGGAGGACGGCGACCTCTCCGCCCCCTCGAATGCCCCGCCCCCGTGTCCCCATCGGTCCCCACCCCACCAccggcacacacacgcacagactcTGGCTGGAGCCGCCCTTGGTGTCAGTGGCCCGGCTCCCGCGTCCGCGCCGGCTGTCGTGCATCCTCAGCACCTGTCAGTCGGTGTGTCCGGTAGCCGGTGCCCCTGACTCCGTCGGGGCCAGGGAAGGCCATGGTTTCCCTGCCCGGGCCCCCTGCGACCAACTTGCTGCGGTTTTTGTTCCTGGGGCTGAGTACCCTCGGTGAGTGAAACCCGGGACCAGGAGGGGACTTGAGATGGGAGATGGAGTGAATCCGACCCTGAGGGAGGTGGTTTGGGGCACTGATGAGGAACTGGGTGGGACAGGACTCTCACCTCTGACTCTTGCCCTCCCCGGCCACTCTGGACATCACTGGCTGGTGCTGACTTCTGTCCCCGCTGTATCCAGGACAGCTCCCACTTTGGGTGCGGTGTGTTGGTGGGGAGAGAATGTTAGAGCATCACCTGGGTAGACCTCAGGGGTGAGCTATCAGAACCATTCCTCAcccccccccacctccacctagcagagctccccacctccacccagcAGAGCCAGATGAGCTGAGCTGCTAGATGAGACACTGGCTAAAGAGCTTAAGGACTTAACTCAAGCCCCCTCCGTTCCCCCCACCCCACATACAAGCCCATGCACAGAGCCCGGGA
Coding sequences within:
- the MSANTD2 gene encoding myb/SANT-like DNA-binding domain-containing protein 2 isoform X2 → MAAPCGSELPANSPLKIPKMEVLSPASPGGLSDGNPSLSDPSTPRGASPLGPGSAAGSGAAASGGLGLGLGGRSAASSSVSFSPGGGGGGAAAAAAAACRGMSWTPAETNALIAVWGNERLVEARYQQLEGAGTVFGSKAPGPAMYERVSRALAELGYERTPSQCRERIKELESDGSTMEEYSQEDWGNHSQELHGYPTDQELDDIPVTKRTLKIKQESSEEAQKRDIMQNIVQILESVQLKWELFQSWTDFSRLHLSNKLAIFGIGYNTRWKEDIRYHYAEISSQVPLGKRLREYFNSEKPEGRIIMTRVQKMNWKNVYYKYLEITISEARCLELHMEIDWIPIAHSKPTGGNVVQYLLPGGIPKSPGLYAIGYEECIERPPSPHMERRTLDPGKEGRVDLETLSAQASLQVEIEPTRIIYCYLGIAEVRTLQQCLFLHFQANTKTFSKDWVGINGFLSQNCIVDPGVSPKSIYIKFVEVERDFLSAGSLVECLEKAIGYPLKFNN
- the MSANTD2 gene encoding myb/SANT-like DNA-binding domain-containing protein 2 isoform X3 is translated as MEEYSQEDWGNHSQELHGYPTDQELDDIPVTKRTLKIKQESSEEAQKRDIMQNIVQILESVQLKWELFQSWTDFSRLHLSNKLAIFGIGYNTRWKEDIRYHYAEISSQVPLGKRLREYFNSEKPEGRIIMTRVQKMNWKNVYYKYLEITISEARCLELHMEIDWIPIAHSKPTGGNVVQYLLPGGIPKSPGLYAIGYEECIERPPSPHMERRTLDPGKEGRVDLETLSAQASLQVEIEPTRIIYCYLGIAEVRTLQQCLFLHFQANTKTFSKDWVGINGFLSQNCIVDPGVSPKSIYIKFVEVERDFLSAGSLVECLEKAIGYPLKFNN
- the MSANTD2 gene encoding myb/SANT-like DNA-binding domain-containing protein 2 isoform X1, with amino-acid sequence MAAPCGSELPANSPLKIPKMEVLSPASPGGLSDGNPSLSDPSTPRGASPLGPGSAAGSGAAASGGLGLGLGGRSAASSSVSFSPGGGGGGAAAAAAAACRGMSWTPAETNALIAVWGNERLVEARYQQLEGAGTVFGSKAPGPAMYERVSRALAELGYERTPSQCRERIKTLRRCYSRVKEHGVGKRKSSYTFEQLEQVFGQGGWDAQPCQPVLINSSGLYQELESDGSTMEEYSQEDWGNHSQELHGYPTDQELDDIPVTKRTLKIKQESSEEAQKRDIMQNIVQILESVQLKWELFQSWTDFSRLHLSNKLAIFGIGYNTRWKEDIRYHYAEISSQVPLGKRLREYFNSEKPEGRIIMTRVQKMNWKNVYYKYLEITISEARCLELHMEIDWIPIAHSKPTGGNVVQYLLPGGIPKSPGLYAIGYEECIERPPSPHMERRTLDPGKEGRVDLETLSAQASLQVEIEPTRIIYCYLGIAEVRTLQQCLFLHFQANTKTFSKDWVGINGFLSQNCIVDPGVSPKSIYIKFVEVERDFLSAGSLVECLEKAIGYPLKFNN